A region from the Actinoplanes sp. OR16 genome encodes:
- a CDS encoding nucleoside triphosphate pyrophosphatase, whose product MQTDITYRLILASASPARRALLTGAGIDAEVIVSGVDESVVDAEDAYTLCLALARMKARTVAADLPADPGALVLGCDSVLAFGSEVFGKPASPEEAIKRWSAMRGKSGVLHTGHHLTGLVSGLQAEAVGTTTVHFADVSDAEIEAYVASGEPLQVAGAFTLDGRGGAFVDRIEGDPGNVIGLSLPLLRNLLAQMGVPITALWRK is encoded by the coding sequence GTGCAGACCGACATCACGTACCGCCTGATCCTCGCCTCGGCCAGCCCGGCCCGCCGCGCCCTCCTGACCGGCGCCGGCATCGACGCCGAGGTCATCGTGAGCGGCGTGGACGAAAGCGTCGTCGACGCCGAGGACGCGTACACGCTGTGCCTGGCCCTGGCCCGGATGAAGGCCCGCACGGTGGCCGCCGACCTGCCGGCGGATCCGGGGGCGCTGGTGCTCGGCTGCGATTCGGTGCTGGCGTTCGGCAGCGAGGTCTTCGGCAAGCCGGCCAGTCCCGAGGAGGCGATCAAGCGCTGGTCGGCGATGCGCGGCAAGTCCGGCGTGCTGCACACCGGCCACCATCTGACGGGTCTGGTCAGCGGCTTGCAGGCGGAGGCGGTCGGTACGACGACGGTCCACTTCGCCGATGTGAGCGACGCCGAGATCGAGGCGTACGTGGCGTCCGGCGAGCCGTTGCAGGTGGCCGGCGCCTTCACGCTGGACGGCCGGGGTGGCGCTTTCGTCGACCGGATCGAGGGGGATCCGGGCAACGTGATCGGCCTGTCGCTGCCGCTGCTGCGCAACCTCCTGGCGCA